The segment GATCACCATCAGCATCTGGGCCATGCCCGCCACCAGGGAGGCGGCCACCATCCAGGGCAGCGACGGGCTGGCGGCGGCCATCCACAGGCCGGCGGCCAGGCCGGCGGAACCGGCCATCATCAGGGGCCGCTCGCCCCAGCGGCTCACCAGCCCGCCCGCGGGGAGCGAGAGGAAGAGGGGCACCAGAGCGTAGGCGCCCGCGATGACGCCCAGCCAGGTGGCCCCGGCCCCCAGCTCCTGCACGGCGAAGACGGAGAACAGCGGCCGGGACATGGTGACGACGGCAAAGGTCAGGGCGGCCAGCAGGTTGACGCGCCACAGCGTGGCGCGCACTTGGCGGCGCGTCAACGGCGCCGGTTCGTCGGGACCGACTAGGCTGCTAGCGGGACGAACCCGCTCCGAACCCAAGCATCTCCGGTCGTCGGTGCCGGTCCGCTCATCCTTCACCCCGGGCCCCTCCCCGAACTCCTTGGGTGCGCTTGGGTCATGCTCCTACGTCTTGGTTCATGATGCTTCGTGTGTCGAACCATTTCCGCACACCACATACCACATCCCGCTTTCAAGGAAAAGGGCCGCCCAGGGGAACGGGGCGTCATGGCGGCACGGAAAGATTATTCAGTGGAAGGCGCCGCCGCGGCCGATGTTGACCCGTACCCGCACGTCGACTTGCGCCTGCGGCCACTGCTGGTGCCAGTCGCGGACCTGAAACAGCCGGGGCTGGGCAATGCGCCAGCGCTCGCCGAAGCCCAGGGGATCGCTGCCCATTTGCTGCAGCCGCCGGACCAACCGGGTGAGGGCCAGGGTGAGATCGTGGCTGGCCGCCTGTTGCAGGAGCTCAGGGGGGCTGCCCGTGGCGCCGTAGACCTCGACCAGCGCCATGTTGAGCGAGGCCTCGAAGCGAAATCGGGGCCTGCCGCCGGGGCCCGGTGAGAGGGGCAGGATGCGGGTGTTCGCACCCAGGGGCCGCAGAGCGATCCGCCGCCCGTCCGGCAGGTCAACCTCCCAGAAGGTGTTCCGCGCATCCCGGATCAACGCCAGGAGGTGGGTCTCCTTCTCGCTCAGGAGGCCGACCATTCGGCTATCGCGGAAAGCCGCCACCTGGGCCACCCGCATCTGCCCCTGGGGTCCCGGTGCCACCACGGGCACCAGGGCATCCCGCCCGGGCAGCAGGGTGTCGACCCACACCCGCCAGTAGGGGATGGCCAGAGCCCCCGTAGGCTTACCCCGGGCGCGGAAGACATCGTCCAAATAGAACTCGGGAAAGGTCTGTTGGGGCGGCTTGACCGCCAGCACCCGGGCCGGGTCGCCCCGCGCCACCACGAACCAGGCGGCCCGGGGAATGTCCGTGTTGTTCATGAGAAATTCCAGAAGGGACAGGACGCCCCGGCGCGCCAGGCGCTCGGAGACCCCGATCACCAGGATCTGACCGAGAAAGAGATCCCGGCTGGTCACATCCCGCAGAGCGGCCAGGTTCTCCGACGCCGTCCGGCCCCGGGTCTGAAGCACCACGAAGGCCGGTTCCTTCACCTGGGGCCCGATGGCCGTTCCGCCTGAAGGTACCAGGGCACGCGGGTCGGGCACCGAGGCCACCATGCGGAAGCCGCCGCCCCGGTCGGTGTCAAAGGCCAGACCCAGCACCACGGTGCGCCGGTCGATCTCCTCCAGGTCCCAGCAGCCCGTCAGCGTCACGGCCACCAGCAGCAAAAGGGCCAGCAGCCGGGCCTTGGCTCCCTTCATGGGGCCGCCTCCGCCCCCACCCGCCGCCACCGGGCCACCAGCCAGAGCACCCCAGGGTAGAAGACGGCGCTGTAAAGGCCCCCGTACATCACCACCCGTCGCAACAGATCCAGCTGTGCTTCGTCCTGCGGGGCCAGGCACACGGCCGCCGCGGCCGCCGCCAGCACCGGCAAAAGCCAGGGCATGACCCGCGGGCCGAGGCCGAGCCAGACCGGCAGGCCGACATAATCGCTAACAAAAAAGACCGCGCTGGAGACAAACAGCACCACCTGGTACACCACCAGGCCTGGCAGGCCCAGCTCCTCCAGCAGGGCCAGGGGCACCTGGACCACCCGGAGGGCCTCCAGGCCCGGCCAGGCCATCAGGGCGACCCCGCGGTGGCTGAAGATGGCCAGTGTAGCCGCCGTGGCGATGACTTTAAACAGGGCCACGGCCACGTAGGTCAGTACGAGGGAGCGCCGGTGGTCTTGGGGCCGCCGCACCATGGCCAGTTGGACCGGCAGGTGCTTGATCGGGATGAAAGGTGAGAAAGCGGTAGTGGGCACGGCGGCCAGCACCGCGGTGGGGATGGGCCAGACGGGCGCAAGCAGTAGCAGGTCGACGTTGCGCATGGCGATGGCCAGCATGATCCCGGAGGCTGCCACCACGGGGAGGAAGAGCATCTGCGCAAGCCGGTTCAGGGCCATGGGTCCCAGGCTCACCACCAAGACGATGCCACTCGTTACCAGCGCCGTGATCGCCCAGATGGGGGTGCGCGGTAGCAGGTAGGTTTGGACCACAATGACGAACTGGCGTAAGAAGTAGCCGAGGAAAATGACGCCGTAGAGCAGGATCAAACCGTTGGTGACAAAGGCCACCGGCCGTCCCAGCAGGCGGCGGGCGTACTGGTAGACGGTCTGGCCGGGGAAGCGGGAGGCCAGGTCGACCATCAGGAGGACCAGGGGCAGGCCCATCAGGGCGCCCAGCAGCTCCACCAGCCAGCCGAACCGGCCGGCCGCCCGCGCCAGCCACATGGGGCCGTCCAGTAACTGGAACTGGAACAGGGTGAAGAAGAACAGGGCCACCAGGCCACGGCCTGAGAGCCAGGCCCCCGCGCGGCCGGTGCTGCGGGTCGCCTCCGGCGCGGCGGAGGCTGTGGCGACCTTCCTGCGGGCGGCCGGCCCGGTGCCGGCGACCCTTGGCGCCCGGGGGCCGGCGACCACTGAATTCCCCTCCCTCTGGGCCATGGCTTCCACCGCGCCTCCCTGCGCAGGCGTCTAGGACCCGGCCTGCCGCCAACGCGTCGCCTCAGGGCCGGGCCGCTGCACCCTTTTCCCAGTGGGGCGGCCGCACCGCCATGCGCAGCAGCCGCTTGGGCCGCATGGGCCCGAAGGGCGTCATGTAGGGGGCGCCGGCGGACTCCGCCGCGGCCAGGTGGGCCGCCACCAGCAGCATGCCGGCCACCAGGCCCGTCAGGCCGAAGGTGGCGCTCAGGGCGATCAGGGCGAACTTCAGAATGCGCCAGGTCAGGCCAAGGAAGTAGTTGGGGATCGCAAAGGAGGCGATGGCGGTCCCCGCCGTCACCACGATCACGATGCCCGAGACGAACCCGGCCTGGGCGGCGGCCGTCCCCAGCACCACGCCGCCGGCGATGCCCACCGTCTGGCCGACGGCGGCCGGCAGGCGCAGGCCGCCCTCCCGGAAGAGCTCGAAGAGCAGCTCCATGGCCACCAGTTCGACGGCCGCCGGCATGGGCGTGCCCTGGCGGATGCCGGCGCTGGCCAGGGCCAGCTTGGTGGGGATCAGCTCGGGGTGGAACCCTACCAGGGTGATGTAAAGCCCGGGCAGGGCCAGGGAGATGAACAGGCCCACGATGCGCAGGAGCCGCACGGCGGTGCCCTGCCAGAAGTTGACGTAATAGTCGTCCGGGCTCTGGTAGAGCTCGGCAAGGGACGTGGGCACGAAGAGGGCAAAGGGGCTGCGGTCCACCAGGACCACCACCCGTCCCTCCAGCAGGGCGGCCGCCACCTTGTCGGTGCGTTCGGTGGCGTGCACCAACGGGAAGATGGACCCCTTCCGGCCCGTCAGGTACTCCTCCACCGTGCCGCTTTCGATGATGGCGTCGGCGTCGATGCTCTGCAGCCGCTCCCACACCTCGTCCACGGTGGCCTGGGGCGCCAGGTTCTCGATGTAGACCATGGCCACCGGGGTGCGGGTGACCTTGCCCAGCTTGATCTTCCGCACCCGCAGGGACGGGTCCCGGATGAACCGCCGGATCAGGGCCAGGTTGTCCGAAAGGGTCTCCACCAGCCCCTCCCGCGGCCCGCGGATGGTGCGCTCCGATTCGGGCTCGTCAGGCTGGCGCTTGGGCCAGCCCTCGGCGCCGAAGGTCAGCATGTCGGGCACCCCCGCCACCACCAGGACGGCCTTGCCCTCGACCACGGCCTGAGCCGCCTGGCGGTAGGACCGGGTGCGCCGGACCTGGGTGGCAATGGTGATCGCCTGCTGAAGCTCGCGGGTAAGCCGGCCGGCTAGCTCGGGCGGCAGCGCAGGTTGGCGCTGACCGGCCGCTTGGCCCTTCTTCTGCCCATCCCGGGCCGGCCCACGGCGGGATGCCGGCCCGCCCTCCCGTCCCGGCCCCTGGCTCCGCCCCGGTCCGCCGCGGCGGCTTGAAGGCCCATCCCCTCGCGCCAGGCCGATGTCCCGGACGGGGGGGCCGGAGTCTTCTGCGCCGGCCGGGGCGGCGGGCGCTACGCTGGGGTTCCCGGCGGCGCCGCCGGGCTGGGCGGCCCGGGCCACCACCGCTGCCCAGCGGGCGGCGGCCAGGCGCTGCAGGGGCTCGAGCACCGCCTGGCTAACGAACTGGGGGTCCACCACGCCCTCGGCGTAGACCACCAGTCCCCGCAGCAGCCCGAAGTGGAAGGGCCTGTAAACGATGTCGTCGCTGGGACCGATGTGATAGGCAAGCTGGCGCCGCGCCCGCTCCAGGTCCCGCCGGGCGGGGCCGCTCAGGCGGCGGTAGCCGCCCGGGACCTCGCGGACGTGGTCCAGCAGGGTGTCGATGGCGGCCAGGGTCCGCCGGGTGTGGCGCCGCAAAAGTTTGAGCGCCCGCCGGGACGTGGGGTCGATTTGGGTGGCAGGCACGTCCCGCCGTTTCCCGCCCACCGGCCGGGAGGGCTCGACCAGGTTGGCCACGGCCCACCAGCCGGCCGGGCCGTCATAGCGGATTTCCGTCATGCCCCTGGTGCGGGGCGCGGCTTCCGCCCCGTGACCGCGCAGCCCCACCCGCCGGCCGGTTTCGACGCCACCACCCGGGTGCTGCCGGTTCACCAACGACCGGCCCCTGCCCACGGTCCCACCTCCTGACCGTAGCTTCTCCGGCCTGCTGCCTCTTCACCCGGGCGGTGGCAGGGTCACGGGGCAGGGGCGGCGGGGCCGGCGGGCAGGGGCGGCAGCGGGCAGGGGACCGGCGGGGCGCTGCCCTGCATATCCTGGCACGGCGGCGGCGCGGTTGGCCGGCGCCGGATCCGCCGCGGGGCGGGCGTCCGGCAAAGGATCCCGCAGGGGCTCCGATCAGGGACCGGGACCGGCGAGTCCGGCCAGGGGATCCGCCAAGGGGGAGGGAGGCAGGTCATGAACGCCGATGCGGTGCTGTCGGGGGGCGGCGTCCGGGTCATCGCCCTCGTCGGTGCCCTGGAAGTGGCGGAAGAACGGGGCTACCGCTGGGTCAACCTGGGCGGCACCTCGGGGGGCGCCATCGTGGCCGCCCTGCGAGCGGCCGGCTACACGCCGGCCGAGATGCGCCAGCTGATGGAGTCCACCGACTTCAGCCGGTTCCGGGATCGGGATGCCCTGGACCGGGTGCCCCTGGCGGGCACCCTGCTGAGCCTGCTGCTTGAGAACGGGCTCTACGAGGGCCGGGCCCTGGAGGCGTGGCTGGAAGAGCTGCTGGCCCGCAAGGGCGTCCGCACCTTCGGCGATCTGGAGCTGCCCGCCGCCCTGGCCGGCGACGATCCGCGCTTCCGCTACCGGCTGCAGGTGGTGGCGGCCGATGTCACCCGGCGGCGCCTGCTAGTGCTGCCCCGCGACCTGCCGGACTACGGCCTGGACCCCGCCGGGTTCTCCGTGGCCCGGGCGGTGCGCATGAGCGCAGCACTGCCGTACTTCTACGAGCCCGTCCCGCTGGTCTACCCGGGCCCGGACGGCCCGGAGACCAGCCTGGTGGTGGACGGCGGCCTTGTGGCCAACTTCCCGGTCTGGCTCTTCGACGTGGAAGGTGTGCCGCCCTGGCCCACCTTCGGCTTCCGGCTGGCCGACCCGGTGGACCAGGCCGTCCCCTTCGACGGGCCCGTGGGCTACCTGATCGCCCTGGTCAGCACGGCCCTGGAGGCGCGGGAGGAGCTGGCCAACGCCCACACTGCGGCCCGCACCGTGGCCGTGCCCACCCTGGGGGTGCGGACCACCGACTTCGACCTGGACCTGGCCATGCGACGCCGCCTCTACCAGGCGGGCCGGGAGGCGGCGGCCCGGTTCTTCCGCCAGTGGGACTTCGGCCGTTACAAGCAGGCCTTTCGCGGCCAGGCGGGGCCGCTGGCGGTGTAGGCGCCACCGCCCCGGCCCCGCCGGTGGCCTGGCCAGCCTGGGCACGGCGTGCCGCCCGCCGGTTGCGCCTGCGGCCGGTCCGTCATCAGGACCCGGTGGTGGCGGGCCGCTCTGGAGCGCCGGCGTCCTGCGGGGCTAGCCTCGGGCCGCCCCGCCCGCGGCCCCCGGTCCGCCCGCCGGGCCTGCCGGGCCCGGCGCCCCGCCCGTGCCGCTGCCGGCGCCGGGCGCCTGGGCCGCCTTGCGTTGCATTTCCCGTTCCCGCAGCTCCACCCGCCGGATCTTCCCGGAGATGGTCTTGGGCAGGTCGGGCACGAACTCGATCTCCCGCGGGTACTTGTAGGGTGCGGTGGTGTTCTTCACGTGCTCCTGCAGCTCGGCGGCCAGGGCGGGGCTGGGCTCGTAGCCCGGCGCCAGCACCACGAAGGCCTTGACGACGCTGCCGCGGACGGGGTCGGGGCTTGCCACCACGGCGGCCTCGGCCACGGCAGGGTGCTCCACCAGGGCGCTTTCCACCTCGAAGGGGCCGATGCGGTAGCCGGCGCTGATGATCACGTCGTCGGCCCGGCCGATGAACCAGAAGTAGCCGTCCTCGTCCATAATGCCGCGGTCCCCGGTGATGTACCACGGACCGACGCGGCGGGCGGCCGTGCCCTCGGGGTCCTTCCAGTACTCGCGGAAGATCCCCACCGGGCGGTGGGGCTCGACCCGGATGGCGATGTCACCCTCCTGCCCCGGCGGCAGCACCCGTCCCTCCTGGTCGATGATGGCCACCTCGGCATGGGGCGAGGGCTTGCCCATGGAGCCCGGCTTGACCGGCAGACCGGGCCAATTGGCCACCACGCACACCGTCTCCGTCTGGCCGTAGCCGTCCCGGATGGTGACGCCCGTGGCCTTCTCCCAGATGTGGATCACCTCGGGGTTCAGGGGCTCGCCCGCCGAGACGCAGGAGCGCAGGCTGGAGAGGTCATAGCGGTCCAGGGGTTCCAGCACCAGCAGGCGGTACACCGTGGGCGGCGCGCAGAGGCTTTGCGGCCGGTGGCGCTCGATGAGCCGCAGGGTCCGCTGCGGATCGAACTTGCCCGGCTTGTGGTCGACCAGCACCTGCGCCCCGGCCACCCACGGCCCGCAGAAGCTGGACCAGGCGGCCTTGGCCCAGCCCGTATCGGAGACGTTCCAGTGCAGGTCGCCGGGACGCAGGCCGCACCAGAGCTCGCCCGTCACCCGGTGGCCCAGGGGATAGCTGTGCTCGTGCAGGACCATCTTGGGATAGCCGGTGGTGCCCGACGTGAAGTAGATCAGCATGGGGTCGCTGGCGGCGGTGTCCTCCCCCTCGTCGGGGCCGGCGGCGGCCACGGCCTCCTCGTAGGGGATCCAGCCGGGCCGCGGGCCGCCGGTGACGATGCGAACCCGCAAGGAAGGGCACTGGCTGGCGACGGTGTCGACCCGCTCCGCCACCTCGGGATCGGCCACGATGGCCGCCGCCTCCGTGCGCTGGATCCGGTAGGCCAGATCCCGGGCGGTGAGCAGGGTGGTCCCCGGGGCGGGAATCGCACCCAGCCGGATCAGTCCCAGCATGACCTCCCACCAGGCGACCTCCCGGCCCAGCACCACCAGCACCCGGTCGCCCGGGCCGATCCCCAGCGAGCGCAGAAGGCCCGCCACCCGGCGGGAGCGCTCGGCGAAATGGCGGAAGGTATAGGGATGGCCGCCGCCCTCGTCGTCTACCCACAGCATCGCCAGCCGTTCGGGATCTTCCGCCCAGCGGTCGACGGTGTCGCGGGCGAAGTTGTACCGCTCGGGCACCTCGATGCGAAAGGTCCCCATGGCGCATCCCCCTCGGACGTGGTCTCCGCCACCGGGGTTCGCCGGCGGCGGCAGGATTTCCTGGCGATGGCAGAACCTGCCCCGACCTCGACAGGCCGCCGGCCAGCCTGTACAAGAAGGGAGGAGGTGAGGACCGTGGCGGGCGGGTGGGATCCGGGGGCCGTGCTGCTGGACGTCCAGGGCGTGACCCGCAGCCTGGGCGGGCGGGAGATCCTCCGGGGCGTCGATTTGCGGGTGCGGGCGGGCGACCGCCTGGGACTGGTGGGTCCCAACGGCGCCGGCAAGTCCACGCTGCTGCGCATCCTGGCCGGGGTGCTGGAGCCGGACGGCGGCCGGGTCCACCGGGCCCAGGGCCTGGCCGTGGGCTACCTGCCCCAGGATCCTGCGGCGATCCAGGGGGGCACCGTGCTGGAAGCGGTCCTGGACGGCTTCGGCGAGTTGCTGGTCCTGCGTCGCCAGCTGGCGGAACTGGAAGATCGCATCGCCCGGACCGCATCCCGGCCGTCCGCGGCGGCGCCGGGCCCGCAGGGCGAACCCCTCCAGGGGCTGCTGGACCGGTACGGGCGGCTCCAGGAGCGGTTCCAGCAGCAGGACGGCTATGCCATGGAGGCCCGGGCGCGCCAGGTCCTGCTGGGGCTCGGCTTCCACCCGGACGAGTTCGAGCGCCCGCCGGCGTCCCTCAGCGGCGGCCAGCGGGTGCGCCTGGGCCTGGCCCGGGTCCTGGTGGCCCGCCCGCCCCTGCTGCTCCTGGACGAGCCGACCAACCACCTGGACGTGGCGGCGGCTGCCTGGCTGGAGGACCACCTGGCCACGTACCCCGGGGCCGTGGTGCTGGTGTCCCACGACCGGGGCCTGCTGGCCCGGGCCTGCAACCGCATCGCCGAGCTGGTGGACGGGCGGCTCGGGCTGTACGACGGCAACTACGACGCCTACCGCCGGGAGCGCAGCCTGCGCCGCCAGCAGGCGGCTGCCGCCTACCGCGCCTACCAGGAGGAGCGCCGCCGCCTGGAGGACTTCGTGGCCCGCTACCGGGCCGGCAACCGGGCCACCCAGGCGAAGGACCGGGAAAGGAAGCTGGACCGCCTGGAGCGGCAGGCGCCCCCACCGCCCCCGCCACCGCCGCCGCTGCCCCGCATCCGCCTGGACGCGGGCAGCCCTTCCCACGAGGTGGTGTTCCGCCTGGAGGGGGCGGGCCACCGCTACGGGGAAGGCCCGTGGCTCTTCCGCGATCTCCATGCCGTGGTGCGGCGGAGACAGCGCATCGGGGTGCTGGGTCCCAACGGGGCCGGGAAGTCGACCCTGTTGCGGCTGCTGGCGGGCGACCTGGAACCCGTGTCGGGCCAGGTGGTACGCGGCGAGGGCGTCCGGGTGGGCTACCTCGACCAGCTGCTGGGCCTGACCGACCCCCGGCGCACGGTCCTGGAGGAGTACGTGGCGGCCACGGGCATGACCGTGGCCGAGGCCCGTCACGCCCTGGCGCGCTTCCTCTTCCGCGGGGAGGCCGTCCACCAGCCGGTCGGTTCCTTGAGCGGCGGCGAGCGCAGCCGCCTCATCCTGGCCCGGCTGGCCGCCCTGCGGGCCAACGTGCTGATCCTGGACGAGCCGACCAACCACCTGGACCTGGAGACCCGCGAGGTCCTGGAGGAGGCCCTGGCCCGCTACCCCGGGACGCTGGTGGTGACAAGCCACGATCGCGCCTTTCTGGAGCCGCTGGTAGAGACCATCTGGTGGGTGGAAGACGGCCGGGTCGAGCAGGCGCCGGGGCCTCTCAGCCGCTGGCTGGCGGCCCGCCTGAGCCAGCGGGCGGAACCCGCCGGGCCGGAGGCCGGTACCACCGTGATCCAGCCGCCGCCCCGGGGGCCGGCCGCCGGCGCCGCAGGACAAGCGCACGGCGGAGCCGCCGGGGGCGGGCCGTCCCGGCCCGCGCCGGCCGCCAACCTCTCCCGCGACCGGCTGCGCCGGCTGGCCCAGCAGGTCCGGTCGCTGGAAGAGGCGATTGCCCAGCTGGAGCAGGAGCAAGCCGGCCTGGTGCAAAAGCTTTCGGACCCGGCCTTCCTGGCCCGGGGTGGCGCGGCGGTGGCGTCCGCGGCGCGCCGGGCGGAAAGCCTGGCCTGGGAGCTTGAGGCGCGCATGGCGGAATGGGAGAGCTTGAGCCGGCTGCTGGAACAAGCCGCCGTGCCGGGGCGGGGGAGCGAGGGCGGCGGCGCCGCCGCCCTGCAGTGACGCCAGGCCCGTGACAGGCGCGGTCTACGGCCCGGGACGCCCCTTCCGGGCTGCTGGCGATCGATGACGGTGATCCTGCAGCGGCGTATAATGCTGACGGAAGACTTGCTCCGCGCGCTTCACCGCGCATTGACCGGTATGCAGCGGGTCGGAGTGGCCAGCACGAGCCCGCGAGGGGGAACAGCGCACCATGCCGGAGGCACAGCACTCGCCTCTGAGGGCTGCCCAGAAGCAGCTGGCCGCCGTGGTCGAGCGGCTGGGGCTGGGGCCCGACGTATATGAGTTGCTGAAAGAGCCGGCCCGTGTCATCGAGGTGTCCATTCCCGTCCGGATGGACAACGGCCGGCTCAAGCTTTTCAAGGGCTATCGTGCCCAGCACTGCGACGTGCTGGGACCCACCAAGGGAGGCATCCGCTTCCACCCCCGGGTCGACCTGGACGAGGTCAAGGCCCTGGCCATCTGGATGACCTTCAAGTGCGCCCTGCTGGGGCTCCCCTACGGCGGGGCCAAGGGCGGCGTGATCTGCGATCCGCGGGAGCTTTCCCGGCGGGAGCTGGAGGAACTTAGCCGCGGCTACATCCGCGCGCTGGCCGGGTTCATCGGTCCCGACCGGGACATCCCGGCACCCGACGTCAACACGTCGGACCAGGTGATGGGCTGGATGCTGGACGAGTTCTCCCGGATCACCGGCCACCCCAACCCCGCGGTGATCACGGGCAAGCCGCTGGTCTTGGGCGGTTCCCGCGGCCGGGGCGAGGCGACGGGGCGGGGCGTGGTGGTTACCATCCGGGAGGCCGCCCGGGTCCTGGGCATGGACATGCAGCAGATGACCGCGGCCATCCAGGGCTTCGGCAAGGTCGGCAGCTGGGTGGCCCGCTACCTGCACCGCGCGGGTACCCGGGTGGTGGCGGTGGTGGACGCCTACGGCGGCGTCTACAACCCGGCGGGGCTCGACGTCGAGGCGCTCTTTGCCTACGGCCGCCAGAACGGGACGGTGCGCGACTTCCCCGGCGGCCAGCCCATCGACAATGAGGCCCTGTTCCGGCTGCCGGTGGACGTGCTGGTCCCCGCCGCCCTGGAGAACGTGATCACCGAGGAGAACGCGCCCCACATCCAGGCGCGCATCATCGCCGAAGGGGCCAACGGCCCCACCACTCCCGAGGCCGACGAGATCCTCTACCGGCGGGGCATCTTCGTGCTGCCGGACATCCTGGCCAACGCCGGCGGCGTCACGGTCTCCTACTTCGAGTGGGTCCAGAACCTGATGCAGTACTACTGGTCGGAAGAACAGGTGGTGCGGCAGCTGGAGCGCCTCATGGTCGGCGCCTTCAAGGCGGTCTACCGCTGTCATGTGGAAGAGTCCGTCCCCATGCGCCTGGCGGCCTACATGGTGGCCATCGACCGCCTGGCCGAGGCGCTGATCGCCCGGGGCTGGGTGCCCGCCACCGACTACCACCACGTGCCCCAGCCGGAGCCGGCGGAAGCGGCCGTCGACGTCTTTCGCGAGCCCGCCACGCCGGTGTAACGTGGAAGGAGAACGTGCGGAAGTCGGGTGGGGCCGGCCCGCCGCGGCCGGCCCTTGCCGCGCAGGGAGGCGGTCATGGCAAGCTTCGCGGAGCGCCTGCGCAAGCGGGCGGGGCGGTTAAGCCGGGCCCAGCGCCAGCTGGCCGAGTTCATCCTGCAGAACGAGCCCCGGGCGGCTTTCATGACCGCCGCCCGCCTGGGGGCGGCGGTAGGGGTCAGCGAATCGACGGTGGTGCGGTTCGCCATCGCCCTGGGCTACAGCGGCTACCCCGAGCTGCAGCGGGACCTGCAGGACCAGCTTCGGGCCCGCCTGTCCGCCGCCGACCGCCTGGTGCTGGCGGAGGAGCGCGGCGAGCGGGCGGAGACCATCCTGGACACCGTTCTCCGCACCGACATGGACAACATCCGCGCCACCCTGGCCTCGCTGCCGCGGGACCGCTTTGCCGAGGCCGTCAGCGCCCTGCAGCGGGCCCGGGCCATCTACGTGGTGGGCCACCGCAGCGCTGCCGCGCTGGCCCACTACCTGGGCTACTACCTCCAGCTGATGCTGCGTAATGCCCGCACCCTGACCCACGCGGGGACCGCCCTGGAGGAGCTGATGGCGGCCGGTCCGGCCGACGTGGTGGTGGCCGTCACCTTTCCCCGCTACGCCCGGGCCACCGCCGAGGCCTTTCGCCTGGCCGCCCGGCGGGGAGCGCGCACCGTCCTCATCACCGACAGCGTGGTCTCGCCGCTGGTGGAAGACGCCGCCATCGTGCTTCCCGCCCGCTCCGAGTCCCCTTCCTTCGCCGACTCGCTGGTAGCGCCGCTCAGCGTCATCAACGCCCTCATCACCGCCGTCGCCCTGGCC is part of the Thermaerobacter subterraneus DSM 13965 genome and harbors:
- a CDS encoding GerAB/ArcD/ProY family transporter produces the protein MALFFFTLFQFQLLDGPMWLARAAGRFGWLVELLGALMGLPLVLLMVDLASRFPGQTVYQYARRLLGRPVAFVTNGLILLYGVIFLGYFLRQFVIVVQTYLLPRTPIWAITALVTSGIVLVVSLGPMALNRLAQMLFLPVVAASGIMLAIAMRNVDLLLLAPVWPIPTAVLAAVPTTAFSPFIPIKHLPVQLAMVRRPQDHRRSLVLTYVAVALFKVIATAATLAIFSHRGVALMAWPGLEALRVVQVPLALLEELGLPGLVVYQVVLFVSSAVFFVSDYVGLPVWLGLGPRVMPWLLPVLAAAAAAVCLAPQDEAQLDLLRRVVMYGGLYSAVFYPGVLWLVARWRRVGAEAAP
- a CDS encoding acyl-CoA synthetase; translated protein: MGTFRIEVPERYNFARDTVDRWAEDPERLAMLWVDDEGGGHPYTFRHFAERSRRVAGLLRSLGIGPGDRVLVVLGREVAWWEVMLGLIRLGAIPAPGTTLLTARDLAYRIQRTEAAAIVADPEVAERVDTVASQCPSLRVRIVTGGPRPGWIPYEEAVAAAGPDEGEDTAASDPMLIYFTSGTTGYPKMVLHEHSYPLGHRVTGELWCGLRPGDLHWNVSDTGWAKAAWSSFCGPWVAGAQVLVDHKPGKFDPQRTLRLIERHRPQSLCAPPTVYRLLVLEPLDRYDLSSLRSCVSAGEPLNPEVIHIWEKATGVTIRDGYGQTETVCVVANWPGLPVKPGSMGKPSPHAEVAIIDQEGRVLPPGQEGDIAIRVEPHRPVGIFREYWKDPEGTAARRVGPWYITGDRGIMDEDGYFWFIGRADDVIISAGYRIGPFEVESALVEHPAVAEAAVVASPDPVRGSVVKAFVVLAPGYEPSPALAAELQEHVKNTTAPYKYPREIEFVPDLPKTISGKIRRVELREREMQRKAAQAPGAGSGTGGAPGPAGPAGGPGAAGGAARG
- a CDS encoding Ger(x)C family spore germination protein, producing MKGAKARLLALLLLVAVTLTGCWDLEEIDRRTVVLGLAFDTDRGGGFRMVASVPDPRALVPSGGTAIGPQVKEPAFVVLQTRGRTASENLAALRDVTSRDLFLGQILVIGVSERLARRGVLSLLEFLMNNTDIPRAAWFVVARGDPARVLAVKPPQQTFPEFYLDDVFRARGKPTGALAIPYWRVWVDTLLPGRDALVPVVAPGPQGQMRVAQVAAFRDSRMVGLLSEKETHLLALIRDARNTFWEVDLPDGRRIALRPLGANTRILPLSPGPGGRPRFRFEASLNMALVEVYGATGSPPELLQQAASHDLTLALTRLVRRLQQMGSDPLGFGERWRIAQPRLFQVRDWHQQWPQAQVDVRVRVNIGRGGAFH
- a CDS encoding ABC-F family ATP-binding cassette domain-containing protein, yielding MAGGWDPGAVLLDVQGVTRSLGGREILRGVDLRVRAGDRLGLVGPNGAGKSTLLRILAGVLEPDGGRVHRAQGLAVGYLPQDPAAIQGGTVLEAVLDGFGELLVLRRQLAELEDRIARTASRPSAAAPGPQGEPLQGLLDRYGRLQERFQQQDGYAMEARARQVLLGLGFHPDEFERPPASLSGGQRVRLGLARVLVARPPLLLLDEPTNHLDVAAAAWLEDHLATYPGAVVLVSHDRGLLARACNRIAELVDGRLGLYDGNYDAYRRERSLRRQQAAAAYRAYQEERRRLEDFVARYRAGNRATQAKDRERKLDRLERQAPPPPPPPPPLPRIRLDAGSPSHEVVFRLEGAGHRYGEGPWLFRDLHAVVRRRQRIGVLGPNGAGKSTLLRLLAGDLEPVSGQVVRGEGVRVGYLDQLLGLTDPRRTVLEEYVAATGMTVAEARHALARFLFRGEAVHQPVGSLSGGERSRLILARLAALRANVLILDEPTNHLDLETREVLEEALARYPGTLVVTSHDRAFLEPLVETIWWVEDGRVEQAPGPLSRWLAARLSQRAEPAGPEAGTTVIQPPPRGPAAGAAGQAHGGAAGGGPSRPAPAANLSRDRLRRLAQQVRSLEEAIAQLEQEQAGLVQKLSDPAFLARGGAAVASAARRAESLAWELEARMAEWESLSRLLEQAAVPGRGSEGGGAAALQ
- a CDS encoding patatin-like phospholipase family protein — its product is MNADAVLSGGGVRVIALVGALEVAEERGYRWVNLGGTSGGAIVAALRAAGYTPAEMRQLMESTDFSRFRDRDALDRVPLAGTLLSLLLENGLYEGRALEAWLEELLARKGVRTFGDLELPAALAGDDPRFRYRLQVVAADVTRRRLLVLPRDLPDYGLDPAGFSVARAVRMSAALPYFYEPVPLVYPGPDGPETSLVVDGGLVANFPVWLFDVEGVPPWPTFGFRLADPVDQAVPFDGPVGYLIALVSTALEAREELANAHTAARTVAVPTLGVRTTDFDLDLAMRRRLYQAGREAAARFFRQWDFGRYKQAFRGQAGPLAV
- a CDS encoding spore germination protein; the protein is MGRGRSLVNRQHPGGGVETGRRVGLRGHGAEAAPRTRGMTEIRYDGPAGWWAVANLVEPSRPVGGKRRDVPATQIDPTSRRALKLLRRHTRRTLAAIDTLLDHVREVPGGYRRLSGPARRDLERARRQLAYHIGPSDDIVYRPFHFGLLRGLVVYAEGVVDPQFVSQAVLEPLQRLAAARWAAVVARAAQPGGAAGNPSVAPAAPAGAEDSGPPVRDIGLARGDGPSSRRGGPGRSQGPGREGGPASRRGPARDGQKKGQAAGQRQPALPPELAGRLTRELQQAITIATQVRRTRSYRQAAQAVVEGKAVLVVAGVPDMLTFGAEGWPKRQPDEPESERTIRGPREGLVETLSDNLALIRRFIRDPSLRVRKIKLGKVTRTPVAMVYIENLAPQATVDEVWERLQSIDADAIIESGTVEEYLTGRKGSIFPLVHATERTDKVAAALLEGRVVVLVDRSPFALFVPTSLAELYQSPDDYYVNFWQGTAVRLLRIVGLFISLALPGLYITLVGFHPELIPTKLALASAGIRQGTPMPAAVELVAMELLFELFREGGLRLPAAVGQTVGIAGGVVLGTAAAQAGFVSGIVIVVTAGTAIASFAIPNYFLGLTWRILKFALIALSATFGLTGLVAGMLLVAAHLAAAESAGAPYMTPFGPMRPKRLLRMAVRPPHWEKGAAARP